A window from Anser cygnoides isolate HZ-2024a breed goose chromosome 1, Taihu_goose_T2T_genome, whole genome shotgun sequence encodes these proteins:
- the ETFRF1 gene encoding electron transfer flavoprotein regulatory factor 1 isoform X1 has product MSSRPPALTMVPPRCRGDGRAQRKGGAARCGLAVKRRGVTAGREAGKLTKTIAQDCGVQRNGRMANSLRGEVLNLYKNLLYLGREYPKGADYFRSRLKAAFLKNKDVKDPEKIKQLIARGEFVIKELEALYFLRKYRAMKQRYYDDKE; this is encoded by the exons ATGAGCAGCAGGCCGCCCGCCCTCACCATGGTGCCGCCGCGTTGCCGGGGCGACGGCCGCGCCCAGCGGAAGGGCGGTGCCGCGCGGTGCGGCCTTGCCGTAAAGCGGCGCGGCGTTACGGCAGGGCGCGAAGCCG gtaaattaacaaaaacaatCGCGCAAGACTGCGGAGTTCAGCGAAATGGGAGAATGGCCAATTCTTTACGAGGGGAAGTGCTGAATCTTTACAAAAAC CTGCTGTACCTCGGAAGGGAGTACCCCAAGGGAGCAGACTACTTTAGAAGCCGtttgaaagcagcttttctaaaaaataaagatgtgaaaGATCCCGAAAAGATTAAACAACTAATTGCCCGAGGAGAATTTGTGATAAAAGAGTTGGAGGCTTTGTACTTTCtcagaaaatacagagcaaTGAAACAGCGCTACTATGATGACAAGGAGTAA
- the ETFRF1 gene encoding electron transfer flavoprotein regulatory factor 1 isoform X2 — MANSLRGEVLNLYKNLLYLGREYPKGADYFRSRLKAAFLKNKDVKDPEKIKQLIARGEFVIKELEALYFLRKYRAMKQRYYDDKE, encoded by the exons ATGGCCAATTCTTTACGAGGGGAAGTGCTGAATCTTTACAAAAAC CTGCTGTACCTCGGAAGGGAGTACCCCAAGGGAGCAGACTACTTTAGAAGCCGtttgaaagcagcttttctaaaaaataaagatgtgaaaGATCCCGAAAAGATTAAACAACTAATTGCCCGAGGAGAATTTGTGATAAAAGAGTTGGAGGCTTTGTACTTTCtcagaaaatacagagcaaTGAAACAGCGCTACTATGATGACAAGGAGTAA